In Desulfovibrio sp. TomC, the DNA window TCGGAAACTGGCACAGCGTATATGTACGATTTGCCCGATGGTGCGAGAAAGGGACCTGGGCTCGATTAGCCGAAGCTGTCTCTGGTGATCCAGATTTAGAAATGCTCTTCATTGACAGCACCATTGTCCGTGCCCACCAGCATGCGGCAGGTGCCCAAAAAAAAGAAGGGCCGCAAGACATCGGACGTTCGCGTGGCAGACTGACGACAAAAATTCATACTGCGGTGGATGGATTGGGAAATCCCGTTCGTTTGCTTTTGACCGGGGGCGAAGCTGCAGACATAACGCAAGCCCAAGCCTTGATCGATGGATTTGATGCCTTGGCGATTGTGGCTGACAAAGGATACGACTCCGACGCGTTTGTCATAAGCATTATGGCTCGAAACGCAGAGGCAGCCATCCCCAGCCGGAAAAACCGTATCATTGGGCGAGAATACGATCACCATGTTTACAAAGACCGCAACCTCGTTGAACGATTTTTCAATCGTATCAAGCAGTTCCGGCGACTGGCGACGCGCTACGAAAAACTCGCGCGGC includes these proteins:
- a CDS encoding IS5 family transposase; amino-acid sequence: MERLLLRDDQWARLEPFCAGKQRDRGVTDKNNRRFLEAVLWIARTGSPWRDLPKEFGNWHSVYVRFARWCEKGTWARLAEAVSGDPDLEMLFIDSTIVRAHQHAAGAQKKEGPQDIGRSRGRLTTKIHTAVDGLGNPVRLLLTGGEAADITQAQALIDGFDALAIVADKGYDSDAFVISIMARNAEAAIPSRKNRIIGREYDHHVYKDRNLVERFFNRIKQFRRLATRYEKLARRFMAMLHLVFAFIWLQ